In Euphorbia lathyris chromosome 9, ddEupLath1.1, whole genome shotgun sequence, the following are encoded in one genomic region:
- the LOC136207019 gene encoding transcription factor MYB15-like — MITYIEFEKVPLKKGLWSSEEDEKLIAYINKYGIWNWNEMSKAAGLLRTGKSCRLRWMNYLRPDIKHGRFSREEDETIINLQQKLGSRWSAIAAKLPGRTDNEIKNHWHSHLKKLAVQKTEIHTSDHVESKDGILNSGNHSFPNSENMFPAELEIEDLKNINHQELNYIMEDLKGELQTYPMEFFYTMENIWEPDHHPFQGSNYSSVSSILHNEFWSGHNQSLQEEISFSADD, encoded by the exons ATGATAACATATATTGAATTCGAGAAAGTGCCATTGAAGAAAGGTCTTTGGAGCTCTGAAGAAGATGAGAAACTGATTGCTTATATTAACAAATATggcatttggaattggaatgagatgTCTAAAGCTGCTG GTCTGCTAAGGACAGGAAAGAGTTGCAGACTTAGATGGATGAACTACTTGAGGCCAGATATAAAACATGGAAGGTTTAgcagagaagaagatgaaactaTTATCAATCTTCAACAAAAGCTAGGATCCAG ATGGTCTGCAATTGCAGCTAAATTACCTGGAAGAACAGACAATGAAATTAAAAATCACTGGCACTCTCACTTGAAGAAACTAGCTGTTCAGAAAACTGAAATTCACACATCTGATCATGTAGAATCCAAAGATGGAATATTGAATTCTGGAAATCACAGTTTTCCAAATTCAGAAAATATGTTTCCAGCTGAATTGGAAATTGAAGATCTGAAGAACATCAATCATCAGGAATTGAATTATATTATGGAAGATTTAAAAGGAGAATTACAGACATATCCAATGGAATTCTTCTATACAATGGAGAACATTTGGGAACCTGATCATCATCCATTCCAAGGTTCAAATTACAGTTCAGTTTCTTCAATATTGCATAATGAATTCTGGTCTGGTCATAATCAAAGCTTACAAGAGGAAATTTCATTTTCTGCAGATGATTAG